The Acaryochloris thomasi RCC1774 nucleotide sequence TTGAGAGTTGCTTCGGCTGGGCGGTGGCAGTTTTACCGCGAGTCAAAAATTTTATGTCAGTATCGAGTGCGCCCATCTGGTCTTTCTTTTAATGTGACAGAGATGCAGCGCTGCAACGAAAGAGTGCTTGAAATGGCCCGTAACAGAATGCCTAGCCTAGTCGAACCACTTCTCCCAACAGCTAATGCTTACATGTATCGCTATCTAGCACGTTTATCCTTGACTGCGGGCAATATAGGTGATGCTCGTAAATTTATTGACAAAGCATTATCATCTGATCGTTCTATCTTTCTTCTCGACTGGCGATCTTTCCTCACCCTTATGTCAGTTCGCTTAGCTCCCATCTCTAAGATAATGCTTCACTTAGCCTTGGGTTCACATAAGTCTCTAAGCCAGACGCCTTTGATTAGCCTTAACCAAAAAAGATAAGTATTATTTCTAGAGTATCAAGTCTACTGTCTCATGACTTTTTTATCCACGAATGAGTCTCTTTACTTGAACCAGATTCCAACAAGCTAATCCAAATTATAATGGAGACTTTGATATAGTGCAGTTAGCTTATGTTTCGGTAATTGTTCCGGTTTTTAATGATATAGAACGCTTGGAAAAATGCCTGAGGGCTTTGGAGGAGCAAACATATCCGAAGCATCTATACGAAGTTATAGTCATTGATAATAATTCTGATGAGGATATTGAATGTTTAGTGGCTAGCTTCAAGCACGTAAAACTAAGCTTTGAAGCTAAGCAAGGTTCATATGCAGCAAGAAACAAAGGTATTTCCCTATCTGTGGGCGAAATATTCTCTTTTACTGATTCAGACTGTATACCTAGACCTCAGTGGATCGAGAAAGGAGTTGAAGCTTTAGAGTCCAATAATGCTGACTTAGTAGGTGGAAAAGTAGAATTCACATTCTCATCTGAAAGGACTGCTGCTGAAATTTATGATTCTGTGACAAATATGCAAATAGAAAAAAATATAGCTAGTAGAAAAATTAGCAAAACGGCTAATTTATTTGTTCGGAAAACTGTCTTCTCTGAAATTGGTTTATTCCCAGGTAATCTTAAGTCAGGTGGAGATGTTATTTGGACTAAGAGGGCAACTGACGCAAATTTTTACTTAGTATACTCTTCTGAAGCATGTGTATTACATCCAGCACGTAAGCTAGTATCAATGCTCAGGAAACAGTATCGGGTCGGTTCTGGTCAACCGTCTATATGGCTAGAGCAAGGGCAGTCATTGACGCAAATTTTTAGCAATATTATATTTGGGTTTAGACCTCCTTCACGCAAGCAAATTCAGCAAAACTGTATAGACCGTGCGCGTGAGATTCGCTCTAGCTACATATCTATTTGGCGGGTTGCTTGGTTGTGTACTATCGCAACAAGCTTAGGACGTTTAAGTGGTTTTTTTATGTTTTATTCAGCGAAATGAAACTCTATGATTTTATTGTTGAAAGTGCTAACTCGGCCCTGCCTTTTCAAAATAATTCGACAGGCAGTATGCCAGCGGGCCACAACGGTTTATACCATGACTTAGAAACTCCTGTAAGAAATACTTCACATTGGCTTATTACTTTTTTAAAGGCATATTCAATATCTCATGATCAGAGATTTCTCAGAGCTGCTGAGTTTTCAGCTCAGTACTTATGTAAGAGTGAAGTAAGGCCAATGGGAGCCACATTTTGGCACCGCCAGAATCCTGAAAAAGATGCATGCAATGGTCTTATTGGTCAAGCGTGGACGATTGAAGCATTAGCAATAGCTGCTCAGAAACTGGAAATGCCTGAGTTGTTAGACTTGGCACAGGAAGTGTTTCTACTTCATCCATTTAATGAAGAAGCTGGGCTTTGGCAACGGGTTGGTGTTGATGGGAGTTACTTATCGTTCGATTTAACATTTAATCACCAGTTGTGGTTTGCTGCTGCAGGCAGTTTGATAGCAAAATATGGTTCTAGCGAAATTGATAGGCAGGTTCAGTGCTTTATCAGTAAGATCCCGAATCTCTTCAATACTTACGCTTCGGGGCTTATCTATCATTTGATTATTCCCAAGCCTGTAGGATTTCGGCAAAAACTTGTGAATCTAATTGAAGAGCAAAAGTCAATCCAGAAGCGTAAGATGTTGGCTTATAAAGCTATTGGATACCATAGCTTTAACCTTTATGCTTTTGCACTGTTGAAGAATCAGTATCCAAGTCAAGAAATTTGGAGAAGCAAAAAAATTAAAAAATCTCTGTTATATGCTAAATCAAGCCAGTACTTTAGAGATGTGCAGAATAACAAATATGGCTACCCATATAACCCTGCCGGGTTTGAAATACCTTTTTCTCTCCATGCCTTCAACGTTTGTGACCGATCAGAACAAGAAAAATGGATTTCTTCTCAATTTAATATATGTTTTGACTTCAGTGAGAATATGATGTCTAAGAATACAGACGATCCAAATACTCATTCTGCGAGAATCTACGAAGCAACAAGACTATCTAATATGGAGGTTGTAAGATAACTGCGTCTCATCAGCTTCAAGATATGCGAACGTTTTTTCTATTTAATTGGACTCAGTTTTGTCGATTTTGATAGAATCTTGCGTATTGCTTATATAAGATGAGAATATGCCTCACCTCTAATGTGATTAAGCAGTAAAAATGAGATTTTGATAATGTATTATTGTGATTTTATGCCGATTTCGCCTATGTTTTTTTGATTGGTTGCAGCCCTTTAATTATAGTGCTGTGAAAAGAGTTATCTCTTTTAATCTAAGCATTCTGTAACAAAAAAATTATCTATTCGTGTAATTCAGCACTCCATTGAAAAAGAACTAAAAGCTCAATCCTGTCGTTTCTGGTATACCTCTTAATCTTTTTTGCACTTGTTTGTAAAAGAGACTCGCCGCTTCTTGCTGAATACTTTGCATGCTTACACTCGCCTATGAGTCATCCTTCTACACATACTAAGTACAGTGAGTATTTTAATACTTCAAATCTTAAGGCTGACTTGAAAGAGCGCTCTATTCGTAGTGGCGCAGTTACGATTACATCTCAGTGGTTTCAGTTTGTCCTACGGATGGGATCAACGGTTTTTTTGGCTCGTTTATTGAGCCCTGAAGACTATGGTTTGATTGGGATGGTAGCTATCCTCACTGGTTTTGTTCAACTCTTCAAGGATCTAGGATTATCTGCAGCTACAGTACAGAAAAAGGAAGTCGATCATCAGCAAGTTAGTACTCTGTTTTGGATCAATCTTGGCGTCAGCTGCTTAGTTGCTTTTGTTGTTGCAGCTCTTGCTCCTATCTTAGCCTTGTTTTATCAAGAGCCACGACTGCTTTGGGTCACGCTGGCACTTTCGACTAACTTCATTTTCGGTGGATTGACCGTGCAGCATCAGGCTTTGATGAGGCGGCAGATGCAGTTTACTAACTTAGCTAGGATCGGCATTTGTTCGGTAGCTGTAGGCTTAATTGTAAGCATTACTATGGCTTGGCTAGGTGCTGGATACTGGGCATTGGTCGGAATGCAGTCTGCAAGCTCGATGACCACTGCAGTGTTCACATGGATCGAATGCAAATGGCGACCAGAAAGGCCCACACGTAGATCAGATATTAGAGATATGTTAGCCTTTGGTGGAAATTTGACGGGGTTTCGCACACTAAATTACTTTTCTCGTAATCTGGATAATCTTTTAATTGGGCGGTTCTGGGGTGCAACAGAGCTAGGCCTGTACGCGAAAGCGTATCAATTAGTTTTACTTCCGATCCAACAGATAAATTCTCCTGTTAATAATGTCGCGATGCCAACTCTCAGTAGTTTGCAGGATGACCCGGAAAGATATAGTCGGTACTATTACAAAGCCATCCTGCTTATTACTAGTCTGGGAATGCCGATTGTGGCGTTTATGTTTGCCTCATCTGATAAGCTGATACTACTTTTATTGGGTGAGCGATGGATTGATGCAGTTCCTATCTTTAGACTTCTAATACCTGCAGCTTATATTGCTACCTTCAATGTAGCGACGGGCTGGGTCTATCAGTCATTAGGTAGAACTGATCGTCAACTTCGATGGGGTGTTATTGGTTCGATATTAAATGCGTTGGTATTTATGGCTGGAGTCCGTTGGGGGGCTATCGGTGTTGCAGCAGTATTTGGGATGACGAGACCATTATTTTTTTTCCCTGCTCATATCTACTGTTTTCAGGGGACGCCTATTAAGTTCAAAAGCTTCTTGTCTGTTCTAGCAAGACCGACTATTGCTTCTATTGGTGCCGCTGGGTTGCTTATGGTTTTTCACAAGGTAGGCATCACACAGCATAGCAGCATCGGAGTGCTATTGCTCGATATAGCTTCATACATAGTGCTTTACCCTCTTCTCTGGATAGGTCTTCCGAACGGCAGAAGGCGTTTCATGGAAATTTTGGGTATATTCAGTAGTCTTAGAAAGAAGAGAAAAAAGATCTAGGACTACGGCTTTTGTTGTGCTTTGCAATAGAAATAAAATCTGAAATTTGCGTGACATTATGAATTTTCTCTTGAGACATATTTTTTCCTTGCCATCGTTTCTTTTATCTGGTGATGTAAGCAATGTTA carries:
- a CDS encoding glycosyltransferase; translation: MQLAYVSVIVPVFNDIERLEKCLRALEEQTYPKHLYEVIVIDNNSDEDIECLVASFKHVKLSFEAKQGSYAARNKGISLSVGEIFSFTDSDCIPRPQWIEKGVEALESNNADLVGGKVEFTFSSERTAAEIYDSVTNMQIEKNIASRKISKTANLFVRKTVFSEIGLFPGNLKSGGDVIWTKRATDANFYLVYSSEACVLHPARKLVSMLRKQYRVGSGQPSIWLEQGQSLTQIFSNIIFGFRPPSRKQIQQNCIDRAREIRSSYISIWRVAWLCTIATSLGRLSGFFMFYSAK
- a CDS encoding agl cluster protein AglQ → MKLYDFIVESANSALPFQNNSTGSMPAGHNGLYHDLETPVRNTSHWLITFLKAYSISHDQRFLRAAEFSAQYLCKSEVRPMGATFWHRQNPEKDACNGLIGQAWTIEALAIAAQKLEMPELLDLAQEVFLLHPFNEEAGLWQRVGVDGSYLSFDLTFNHQLWFAAAGSLIAKYGSSEIDRQVQCFISKIPNLFNTYASGLIYHLIIPKPVGFRQKLVNLIEEQKSIQKRKMLAYKAIGYHSFNLYAFALLKNQYPSQEIWRSKKIKKSLLYAKSSQYFRDVQNNKYGYPYNPAGFEIPFSLHAFNVCDRSEQEKWISSQFNICFDFSENMMSKNTDDPNTHSARIYEATRLSNMEVVR
- a CDS encoding lipopolysaccharide biosynthesis protein, which translates into the protein MSHPSTHTKYSEYFNTSNLKADLKERSIRSGAVTITSQWFQFVLRMGSTVFLARLLSPEDYGLIGMVAILTGFVQLFKDLGLSAATVQKKEVDHQQVSTLFWINLGVSCLVAFVVAALAPILALFYQEPRLLWVTLALSTNFIFGGLTVQHQALMRRQMQFTNLARIGICSVAVGLIVSITMAWLGAGYWALVGMQSASSMTTAVFTWIECKWRPERPTRRSDIRDMLAFGGNLTGFRTLNYFSRNLDNLLIGRFWGATELGLYAKAYQLVLLPIQQINSPVNNVAMPTLSSLQDDPERYSRYYYKAILLITSLGMPIVAFMFASSDKLILLLLGERWIDAVPIFRLLIPAAYIATFNVATGWVYQSLGRTDRQLRWGVIGSILNALVFMAGVRWGAIGVAAVFGMTRPLFFFPAHIYCFQGTPIKFKSFLSVLARPTIASIGAAGLLMVFHKVGITQHSSIGVLLLDIASYIVLYPLLWIGLPNGRRRFMEILGIFSSLRKKRKKI